The genomic DNA AGAATTGATTATATGCTACTAAGGTGATTTATAGGCACTTATATACAACACTAAATGTCGAGGTATGTAAAAGATTACACAAAATGAATAACAAGTCGGAAAGTCAATTCGGTAAGGTTTGGAATGAAACATTTGACTTGGTAATGAAAGGTTGCATGATTATTTGTTATAAGTAGGTATTTATGTAATTCATTAAGCATTGAAATTTTGGTATGCAATTGACTATATCGTGTGTTAACTTGTtttgaattatagaaatatcactaaGCTTTATCACTCAGCGTACAATTTTGTTTTCTATGCATAGGTTAGGTACAAATCAAGATCTCGAGCATTAACTTCAATATCCCGTCAGAATCCTAAACTCAATAATGTTTGAGAACCTCTTTTGTTATTAAATGACATGTACCTAGTAAAGTCATTTTGGTATTTTGCTATGTTTAATGATGTTGAATTTTAATGCCTGGCATTGGATTTAATCATATGAATACAAACTTAGTATGTGAATTTATTATATGGTTTTGTAAAGTATAAAAGATGCCTTTGTAAATGGTATTTGTGGATagcatgtatgtatatatattttgaatgaaatgtgtTTGATAGTTTATAGGTATTAAGGCATAGGCATATTGATAGATTTTGgattaatatgcttgaattgataCTTGAAGGATATGTAAATTGCCTGCCTATAGATGAATGTGTATAGAGAATATTTGGAAAGAAATTGTAGATTGATTTTCAATATGAATTGTAGATATGTGATTTTGCGATGAGGAATGACCTATAATGTCACAGTGAGACGAGGAACCCCTTCGTCTCGATAAGGGCAACACAGTAATTGACATTGCAACATCAAGTGGCTGACGTTGTGGCGTGACAAACTGTTTGGCTACGTCATGACATCAATCCtgtattttgaattctttacaactAGGTTCTATTTCTATATCGGGTTAGCTTTAGGGCTTTTGCAAGCTCGTGTAAGACCCGAAAATGATTGTATATCGTAttaaatgcatgttttggttgaatttaattatctaataatataattttaattgtaAATGATCGTAGTTGCTTTGGCAACAAATGTGATATCCTGTAGCTTGAACCTAGCGATCGGGtctggtatggggtgttacattgaccaTGTAAACTtgatatttgaatttaataatattatttatttattttatatcttaTTTAAAATCTCTATTAATgagtattttagttttttttacaaattagattatttattgattttttttgaaatgttAAGGTAGATATAAAAATCAAGATAGAATaactgaaaaaaatttaaaatgtgaTTGATATGTAACGAAAAAGTAACATAAACTATAGGAGACAAAGTTGTGACAAGCTCGATTTAACAAATTTCAGTGACGGGAATTATAAACAAATTGTGATGGAATTTCATCATAAATTTAGAGACGGATATGTCATCCTTGATGTTATTAGTGAGGGGTTATAGTGACAGAAATTTCCGTCATTAAATCTGTCAAACAGTGACAGTTTAGTGTATCTTTGCCTGTCACTGTTGCCTCAAATTTTGGTAGTgataattgttaaaattttttaaatgcgATTCATAATTATTGAAATTTCTTGTTCTCAACGAAACAGTAGCAATGAGGGACTTGTTCCAACTATACGAAACCACAATAAATCCAAAGCTATGTAAAGCAGGTGAAGTAATCATTTTTCATTAGTATGTCCCAATACATACAATAACTGCATCTGACACATATTGACAAATGTTTTACAGTTGAAGAACATTGCTGGGACCTGGAATTGGTCTTACGGGGTAATCCCCCAGAATATGAACAATGTTTCTCAACTCAACTGAATGAGTTTCCCAATTTTTACTGTTTAATTTAACCTTACAAAACCTGAGTCCAATTCCTCGATATCCAAAATCTAGAATATTGAGATTATATGGCCAAATATGGTACCCCAAAACCTTGTGGGCAAAGATGAATGTAAAAGTACTGAATACCAGAATATGATTATATGTTGAAAGAGtcatataaacaataataattaaCTAGTTAAGTAGAGAAATGTCGACACTGCAACTTTGAACAAGCTGATACTTCATAGCTACACCAACTTGGACGGCCTTAGTTCGACCGGTAAAGGAAATATAAATTGGACAGTTGATATTTATTTGATACCGACCTGAAATCCAAGTCCCCACTTTCCATTTCAATTGGCCGAAGGCTTTGACGTTGAGTAGCACCATCCCAGCATTCATGTCCTGGTTCAACCCTACCTCAAGAAATGGAGCAATAGGCACCGCATTGCCGTACAATAATGGGGACCAAACAGTGACGTCCTGGTGGCCCTGGTAGGTTCTGGGGATCAATGTCGGTAAAGTTATCTGCTGGTTACGGTATGATGCCAAGACATCGAGTTTGTGGTAGTAAATGCCGATCCTTTCGTTGGGGTTCCTCGAAACTAAAGTGATCTGCATGTTTGAAGTGAGGTAGTTGGGAGCTGTAAGGTTGAAAGCATAGATGGTTACATCTTGGAGAATGAAATGGGGTTTGGTAGGGTGGAGAATTGCCCATACAAGGAAAACAACAATGGCAAAGATGATTAAGAACCCGAAAATGGCTACCGCTACACGCTTTGCGAGCTGCTGCTTGTCGTCGTGGCGGCCGCAGTCATCAGCCATGGTTTCCGGTGGTACTCGCAGCGGCTGAAGAAAGCTTTAGCAAGAGAgggaaataaaagtaaaatggacGTTAGATAGGTGTTAAGGTATGGGTTTTGATGGAGTGACGCTAATTTAATGTGGTAGCAAATATATTTGGGCTATGTGTATGATTGGGAATTGGACATTAAAGTGAAATGGGGATATGATGGGTGGTGCAAAATGAGGGATATGAGAGTGTGTACCTTATCTTGGTGGGTGCATGACTCTTTCTACTACTTCAAGGCAATTGTCCCATTAGGACCCATCGTGAATCCAACTCTTGGAAGCAGAAATATGCTGATTTCTACTGTGGTAAGATAGTTTTCACtctcaatttttttaataaaaaaatcttGGCTCGCGGGGCACATTAAATAACAATCTGGAGTAGGCATGATGATTAATTAGTAATTATGATGTGCAGTTTGAACATGAATTTTGAGGATGTAGAAAAAATATTTTGtcaataattcatatgcaaaaTTGATTccaatattccaaaacaattgaTATTATTGGTTTTTGCTTTTCTATCAGCAACAAATAAATaatctaattttgttttcaaacCTGCTCTTGAGGGTTTGCATCAATATTTATAAAAAGTCTCTCCTTGAATAATGATGTATTTTACATGCAATTCAAAGATTGGGCCAGATTTTGAATTTCAATGTAATTGATTCCAGTAATGGGGTAAGGAGTCACAAAAAGGAAGACGAAAAAAACAAACATAGGTGATTGGAAAAATGGCAGGCTTGTTGGTTTCGACAGATGAAAACTAGGAAATTGAATGGAAAGTAAGGTACGTGCATATTCATGTTGTTTGATTTGTCTCTTGATGCTTGGAAAGTGTAGACAGAAGAATGTGGAAAGGTACACTAAGCACAGCCCAATGTGATGGTTTATAAGGTAGAATAAAATTAGTTGACTGATCAATTCATGAAAGGATACATGTTGAGATGTTCTTGTAGATGATgtatgtacaagcccaattttgggcccaaaacccctaaaccCACTAAGCCTAAAACTCAACAAAACCTACCCAAACCCCAAACGAGCCCAATATCCACTAAAACTACAAGCCCAAACACAACTTAAAATCAGAAAGAAAACCCTAGCCTTCTGACACCTCTGCACCGCAGCCTGGCCACCGCCAAGGGTCATGTCCACCGCCACTGTCCCCTCACTGCCCGTTTACCTGCAAGAAGAACAGAGTAATTAATTGAGAAGCAAGTTGTAGAGAAATAGGGCTATAAACAGCCAAACAATAACCATTGTACAGGGGGATTTTTTTTGGGTGAAAAATAAAAAGCAATTTTTGATTTTAAACAATAGCAAGAACAGAGACCACAGCAATATCAAAAGGCAAAAGAAACAGTCCAAGCAAAGAATCGAAACCTAATAATCCAAGGTGATTTCATTCGATTACCatcattattttctttcttttttaacctatttattcacatacatatatatatatcataaccataaaaaaaatattaaaaaaaattacctttttcgaaattgagaactgtttttttatttttcgaaATCCACAGTCTTAGACGTGTGGTATGGGTTGGTCGTCCGTGATGGAGACCAGTGAGAGAGAATTGAGaactgtttttttattttttttttgaaagaagaaaactgattttttttaaaaagattttgGGCTTATACAGGGGCACAATACGGCGCCGTTTTGGGCCTTAACTCATGgcaccaaaacgacgccgtttcacgTGACCTGCGCGCGACCCGACCCGACGcctgaggatccgcgtgtttttatataatggtctaattgcgcgcgcggtccttccgttttttatacattttgcaatcaagttttcatttcttttaaattagcccTGAAGTTTATCGAGCTTTGTGATTTGGTCCTCCCTTCAGCGACGCCGTTTTAAGGACTCGGGGAAATTTCTCTTTTGGCCCTCCGAGGTTGCGCGCATATTCAAATGGGTCCTCTCTTTATATCTCCTTTCAAATTGgccccaaaactttgtttttgtttcaaatttgGTCCCTTTTTTAGATTTAATTTGATTTCTATATTATTTCTACCTTATTTTTACTTAtaacattatttattattatatttactattcttattattactattactattatatttagtaacatattatcattattttttattGTACCATTATTATTCCGTTTTCTTTATCcattaatattactattattcatattaatacatattaatgtatgtttatttacatatgtatgtatatacattttatataGCACTATATtaattactttactttaatatttccATTACATTTTATTTGCTCtttgcatttatatatatatatttgtatatagcaTTATttgtttattactttaatttaatattttcattattattattattatacttgctttttgtattttatattattattattatatagtagtatgtattttcattatatttatatattattattcgtTCTTTTTTgacattattattttgattaatgcATTCGTATGCCATATATACAtccttttaatatataatattccaTATTATGCACGTGTATATTGATATCATATTATGCTTGTCATTACATTTTTACacatattatgtacatatatatattataaatatcatATTGTCCATACAttctattatgtatattttataacTATTACGCACttgtttcatatatatatatcgtgtAAATACATTTtgatatcataatttatatatatatgtatattatgtatatatttttactactacatatatattttatttctattattacgtaTGTATTAATACATTTATGTACATTTACGTATCgttttatactattattatttatgtttttactATCATTATCATTTTCATTATCGTCGCCACTTTTATCCTGTCATGTTTTATAATTGCTCATTTATTTAAGTATTTGCTTATTTCATTTTTCCTACGTATTTGTTTTTTAGCCTTGCTCTTATTTCATCTTTTTGCTCATACTATTGCGTTTGATGTTATAGCACCTATCATCATGTTAATATACGTGTTAAAATTGCTTTTATATTTTACATCACATTTTTCGTTCATCaccttaaaataattctttcataaaagtaatgtttcgtattttggtaattcgagacaatcgtgccctaacttactaggtttcgacttttctcatttaacctaaacaacggaatattctttttaaatcacaATACGAGTCTTTAAAAATACTTATTTACGGGGATACGAagtgtggtgccctaacttaccagGTATAACATCTTGACACCTCGAAATAAGAGTTTCtacaaataaaggcaatgttcggagTTTGAAAACTCGAGGaaatgtgccctaacttactgggtttcgatttccttCGTTCATtctaactaaccgaatatccttttgaaagAGGTCAAAATACATTAATTAGTGAAGGCAAGCTCATCCTCAAAGTTCGaggtgtcgtgtcctaacttactgggcatgacgttttattacttcgagatgagGAAGTCTTTAACATCcattttaacttattcaatcatttttTAAATAGTATTAATGCAAAGagagatcgtattttaaattctttcaagttttcagaTTTTCGACATtgagacattaattaatcaactaggtaccaattttgggcgtatcgggcgtgctaacccttcctcgtgtgtaaccgactcccgaactcattttttgattttcgcagaccaaaaatcatcgttttagtaaatcttaaactttattaaaatgattaatcaaaggtgatctgatcacacctcatcaaaaaagattggtggcgactccagttttttcgttttcattttcaaaatccaagtcgattacCGTTttacaaaaaaatggttacgacaatgtAGATGATGAATTGATTCCACAGAATAAATTTTTTCTTGTGTTGTTGATTTACAATATTCTGATAAAGTTCAGCAAGCCTTAACATAGGTCTTTTGGTTCAGTTTCTCAAAATCATCCAGTGCAATTGTGTGTTTAATGGAAGAGTAGTAAAATTAATGTCAAAACAAAGGATAGATTAATAAAAGGTTACCATTTCATTTGTGTAAAAAAATAGATAGctttttcattataaacaaatcgcTTATTCAAATCCACTCATAAGAAAACTTAGAAGAGTATGGAGAGTGCAGATTAGTAATATCTGCCCAAATCAATTGCTTCAGTTTCTAACTACTATTTCTTCCTTCTCTCAACAAGTATCTGCGGTAGGGTTTAGGTATAGTTTGTATGACTGTACCAGCATTCTCCTTCACAATCCAAACCCAAAATTTTGAAGTCCTGTCTATAAGTTTTACAAACTAAACTACCATGATAGGGAGTTAAAGCTAAAAACATAAACCAGAGGAAGATAAAACCAAGAAAGTATagctaaaaatagtagaaagaagCAAAGTGTTCCTAGTATTGAAAATTGAATTGCCTATGAAAGATTTTAAACAAGGTAACAAGCCTAGAGAGACATATCTAAGACAACATACACTAGTAAAACAGAGAAAGAATAGCAACTTTT from Gossypium arboreum isolate Shixiya-1 chromosome 9, ASM2569848v2, whole genome shotgun sequence includes the following:
- the LOC108456141 gene encoding NDR1/HIN1-like protein 12, coding for MADDCGRHDDKQQLAKRVAVAIFGFLIIFAIVVFLVWAILHPTKPHFILQDVTIYAFNLTAPNYLTSNMQITLVSRNPNERIGIYYHKLDVLASYRNQQITLPTLIPRTYQGHQDVTVWSPLLYGNAVPIAPFLEVGLNQDMNAGMVLLNVKAFGQLKWKVGTWISGRYQININCPIYISFTGRTKAVQVGVAMKYQLVQSCSVDISLLN